A region from the Onychomys torridus chromosome 22, mOncTor1.1, whole genome shotgun sequence genome encodes:
- the Rpl21 gene encoding 60S ribosomal protein L21, with the protein MTNTKGKRRGTRYMFSRPFRKHGVVPLATYMRIYKKGDIVDIKGMGTVQKGMPHKCYHGKTGRVYNVTQHAVGIIVNKQVKGKILAKRINVRIEHIKHSKSRDSFLKRVKENDQKKKEAKEKGTWVQLKRQPAPPREAHFVRTNGKEPELLEPIPYEFMA; encoded by the exons ATGACGAacacaaagggaaagaggagaggcacCCGCTACATGTTCTCCAGGCCCTTTAGGAAACATG gagTTGTTCCTTTGGCCACTTACATGCGAATCTACAAGAAAGGTGATATTGTAGACATCAAG GGAATGGGCACTGTTCAAAAAGGAATGCCTCATAAGTGTTACCATGGCAAAACCGGAAGAGTCTACAATGTCACCCAGCATGCCGTGGGCATCATTGTAAACAAGCAAGTTAA GGGCAAGATTCTCGCCAAGAGAATTAACGTGCGGATTGAGCACATCAAGCACTCTAAGAGCCGAGACAGCTTCCTGAAGCGCGTGAAGGAGAACgaccagaagaaaaaggaagctaAGGAGAAGGGCACCTGGGTTCAGCTGAAGCGCCAG cCCGCCCCACCCAGAGAAGCACACTTTGTGAGGACTAACGGGAAGGAGCCTGAGCTGCTGGAGCCCATTCCATACGAATTCATGGCCTaa